A stretch of Aerococcus urinaehominis DNA encodes these proteins:
- the pyrR gene encoding bifunctional pyr operon transcriptional regulator/uracil phosphoribosyltransferase PyrR has translation MTKGQIMDSNRLDRTLKRIAHEIIEKNDHLDQVVLVGIKTRGEFLAQRLETKIKEIEGVDLALETLDISFYRDDLKHLAGLEEPQVKAADFSQDLTGKTVVLVDDVLFTGRTVRAAMDAVLSKSRPDRIQLAILVDRGHRELPIRADFVGKNVPSALSEQIKVCLAEVDGEDQVVILDRD, from the coding sequence ATGACTAAAGGACAAATTATGGATAGCAACCGCCTGGACCGTACCTTAAAGCGGATTGCCCACGAAATTATTGAAAAAAATGACCATTTAGACCAGGTCGTTTTGGTGGGAATTAAGACCCGGGGTGAATTTCTAGCCCAAAGATTAGAAACCAAGATTAAAGAGATTGAAGGGGTGGACCTAGCCCTGGAGACGCTAGATATTTCTTTTTACCGTGATGACTTAAAACACTTGGCTGGTTTAGAGGAGCCCCAAGTGAAGGCAGCTGATTTCAGCCAGGACCTGACTGGTAAGACCGTTGTTTTAGTCGATGACGTGCTATTTACCGGACGGACGGTACGGGCAGCCATGGATGCTGTGCTATCTAAAAGCCGGCCTGACCGCATTCAGTTAGCCATCCTAGTAGACCGGGGCCACCGGGAACTACCAATTCGGGCTGATTTTGTTGGTAAAAATGTGCCAAGTGCCTTGAGTGAACAAATCAAAGTTTGCCTAGCTGAGGTTGACGGGGAGGACCAAGTAGTTATTTTAGATCGCGACTAA
- a CDS encoding SDR family NAD(P)-dependent oxidoreductase: MGRVTGKVVLVTGGGSGIGAATAKLLAAEGAQVIITGRTQEKLDKVKGDNENIHTIQQDVTKKADWERVMAEIKDEYGRLDGLVNNAGITGPEDGSIEDLTDEVFYQIMDTNIYSVYKGMQLAIPLMREAGQGSIVNLSSTSGLVGTPGAAAYGASKFAVRGLTQSAAMELVADNIRVNSVHPGVVDTEIRLFEEVVETTPMKRVGQADEIAYLILYLISDESTFSTGAAFTVDGGYTAK; encoded by the coding sequence ATGGGACGTGTAACAGGCAAGGTTGTTCTAGTAACTGGTGGTGGCTCTGGTATCGGGGCTGCAACTGCTAAACTACTGGCAGCAGAGGGGGCCCAGGTAATTATTACTGGACGGACCCAAGAGAAGCTGGACAAGGTTAAGGGGGATAACGAAAACATCCACACCATCCAGCAAGATGTGACCAAAAAAGCAGACTGGGAGCGCGTAATGGCGGAAATTAAAGATGAATATGGCCGCCTGGATGGTCTGGTTAACAATGCAGGTATTACTGGGCCTGAAGATGGTAGTATCGAAGATTTGACTGATGAAGTCTTTTATCAAATTATGGATACCAATATCTATTCCGTCTATAAGGGCATGCAATTAGCAATTCCTTTGATGCGCGAAGCTGGTCAAGGATCAATTGTTAACTTGTCATCAACTTCTGGCTTAGTCGGCACACCAGGTGCAGCGGCGTATGGCGCTAGCAAATTTGCGGTTAGAGGGTTGACCCAGTCAGCCGCTATGGAATTAGTTGCAGACAATATTCGGGTGAATTCTGTCCATCCAGGTGTAGTAGATACTGAAATTAGACTATTTGAGGAAGTCGTTGAAACCACACCGATGAAACGGGTTGGCCAAGCAGATGAAATTGCTTATTTGATTCTATATCTTATTTCTGATGAATCAACATTTTCAACTGGCGCTGCCTTTACTGTTGATGGGGGCTACACAGCAAAATAA
- a CDS encoding NAD-dependent epimerase/dehydratase family protein produces MAADAKGYQVKTVDINPLHPELVQPDHFEFIQADLFKMSDQEIINILADCQGFIYAGGVDERIVPQYPAHKFFYEQNVLPTQRLARLARQAGVTSFVVFGSYYSQVAQDRPEIGIQQYPYVNTRLLQEQVAMAEGYDQMAVSVLRLPRIYGTMPGKIPLWKMFTDVVRGQDYYPAATGVHPYITAKQVGQAAISALELADHRTCYACATGQHSDQQYLLWTLEALGQVKTTRLEVVPYVDQKSQLEALDQASYDQGLEHGMPIAVSGYLNSLDLSLDPEESIKTLQLIPENGQAVIKETLAETD; encoded by the coding sequence GTGGCTGCTGATGCCAAAGGCTACCAAGTAAAAACAGTTGATATCAATCCCCTACACCCTGAACTTGTCCAACCTGACCATTTTGAATTTATCCAAGCTGATTTATTTAAAATGAGTGACCAAGAAATCATCAATATCTTGGCAGACTGCCAAGGTTTTATCTATGCAGGTGGGGTTGATGAGCGAATTGTGCCGCAGTATCCAGCCCATAAATTCTTCTATGAACAGAATGTCTTACCAACTCAACGTCTTGCTCGTTTGGCCCGCCAGGCTGGGGTAACTTCATTTGTCGTCTTTGGTTCCTACTATAGTCAAGTAGCCCAAGATCGACCAGAAATCGGTATCCAACAATATCCCTATGTTAATACCCGCCTGCTCCAAGAACAAGTTGCTATGGCTGAGGGCTATGACCAGATGGCCGTCTCCGTTCTGCGTCTACCGCGGATTTATGGCACTATGCCAGGTAAAATTCCTCTTTGGAAAATGTTTACCGATGTTGTAAGAGGCCAAGACTACTATCCCGCTGCAACCGGCGTTCACCCTTATATTACTGCAAAACAAGTTGGTCAGGCTGCAATTTCAGCTCTTGAACTAGCTGACCACCGGACTTGTTATGCCTGCGCCACTGGTCAACACTCTGACCAGCAGTACCTACTATGGACCTTAGAGGCCCTTGGTCAAGTTAAAACGACCCGACTAGAGGTTGTACCTTATGTTGATCAAAAATCCCAACTTGAAGCCCTCGACCAGGCCAGTTATGATCAGGGCTTAGAACACGGCATGCCTATAGCCGTATCAGGTTATCTCAATTCTTTAGATCTAAGTCTTGATCCAGAAGAAAGCATTAAGACCCTGCAGCTCATCCCTGAAAATGGTCAGGCAGTCATCAAGGAAACCCTAGCCGAAACCGATTAA
- the mazE gene encoding type II toxin-antitoxin system PemI/MazE family antitoxin gives MMLTTKTRKQGNSVVVTLPVDDEHVIQTQKEYIVTYTESGSIILTPIIADPFQVEEEGIYYEADVWADINQAGEELL, from the coding sequence AACTACTAAAACACGTAAGCAAGGCAACTCTGTTGTCGTGACCCTGCCAGTGGATGATGAGCATGTGATACAAACTCAAAAAGAGTATATCGTTACTTATACTGAGTCAGGATCAATTATTCTAACGCCAATTATTGCGGACCCTTTTCAGGTTGAAGAAGAGGGCATCTATTACGAAGCAGATGTCTGGGCGGATATCAACCAAGCTGGCGAGGAATTACTTTAA
- the codB gene encoding cytosine permease, whose product MPKNKFQTSNPTLASGQASLDQLTSLDQPVKIPGVLSANQQKQGFWQIFMIMMGFTFFSPSMIAGGQLGLGLNLKDFVLAVCLGNLFLCLYTGLLGFIGQKTGMTLDGLAMKAFGARGSLLPSFIIGMTQMGWTGVGLAMFALPVASYLGLNPYLLVIIFGFLVTVTTLYGVKGLAVLGSVAVPAIFCLGSYSTFVSVQAVGGVSQLFASQPLQPLSLSAALSIVIGNFISGGTSTPNFARHGQKAWSTLVPTAFAFFFGNIMMFVFGAAGAGAFGKADIFDVLIMQGLAIPGILSLGFNIWTTNNNGLYTSALSFSNISKKSLKLSTILMGLAATCLSIFLYNHFINYLSLLGAMIPPIGGIIICDFFLDRAKYQDDQVSQTLAWEALVALLVGVLAGHFMQAGIASLNSLFAAVVTYLVLKQVGGNQDAN is encoded by the coding sequence GTGCCAAAAAATAAGTTTCAAACCAGTAATCCGACCCTGGCATCAGGGCAAGCGAGCTTGGACCAGCTAACCAGCCTGGACCAGCCAGTAAAAATTCCTGGCGTCTTGTCAGCTAACCAACAAAAGCAAGGTTTCTGGCAAATTTTTATGATTATGATGGGCTTTACCTTCTTCTCACCAAGTATGATCGCTGGGGGACAGTTGGGTTTGGGTCTAAATCTCAAAGACTTTGTCCTAGCCGTTTGCCTAGGGAATTTATTCCTCTGTCTTTATACTGGCCTCTTAGGTTTTATTGGCCAAAAGACTGGCATGACCTTGGATGGTTTAGCTATGAAGGCTTTTGGGGCTAGGGGATCACTTTTGCCATCATTTATTATCGGGATGACCCAAATGGGGTGGACCGGTGTTGGTCTGGCCATGTTTGCCCTGCCAGTCGCTAGCTATTTGGGGCTTAATCCTTATCTTTTAGTCATTATTTTCGGCTTCTTAGTGACGGTAACTACCCTGTACGGCGTTAAGGGATTAGCTGTTTTAGGCAGCGTGGCCGTGCCAGCGATTTTCTGCCTAGGATCTTATTCGACTTTTGTCTCAGTGCAGGCAGTAGGTGGCGTTAGCCAATTATTTGCTAGCCAGCCATTACAGCCACTAAGTCTGTCAGCGGCCTTGTCAATTGTAATTGGTAACTTTATCTCAGGGGGCACCTCAACACCGAACTTTGCCCGCCATGGTCAAAAAGCTTGGTCAACCCTCGTGCCAACTGCCTTTGCCTTTTTCTTTGGTAATATTATGATGTTTGTCTTTGGTGCAGCTGGGGCAGGGGCCTTTGGTAAGGCAGATATCTTCGATGTCCTCATTATGCAAGGACTAGCTATTCCTGGTATTTTATCGCTAGGTTTTAATATTTGGACCACCAATAATAATGGTCTATACACTTCAGCTTTGTCATTTTCAAATATCAGTAAAAAGTCACTGAAGTTATCGACAATTTTGATGGGGCTGGCGGCGACCTGCCTGTCAATCTTCCTTTATAACCACTTTATTAATTACTTGTCTCTATTGGGAGCGATGATTCCACCGATTGGGGGCATCATTATCTGTGATTTCTTCCTTGATCGGGCTAAATACCAAGATGATCAAGTCAGCCAGACCTTGGCTTGGGAGGCACTTGTTGCCTTATTGGTTGGTGTTTTAGCTGGTCATTTCATGCAGGCCGGTATCGCCAGCTTGAACAGTTTATTTGCTGCTGTAGTTACTTATCTGGTTTTAAAACAAGTAGGAGGCAACCAGGATGCTAATTAA
- the codA gene encoding cytosine deaminase produces MLIKNVRIENAEASQDIRIADGLFKEIGPNLTGQAGEEVIDGQGKLALPPFIESHIHLDSCLTAGQPKWNESGTLFEGIETWALRKQSLDKADIKDRVNRLVRMQAANGIQFVRTHVDVTDPKLVALEALLELKEDLAGLVDIQITAFPQEGIHSFPNGKELLEQAVKLGADVVGAIPHYEFTREYSVESLRFAMDLAEKYDKLVDVHCDEIDDGQSRGLETLACLAYESGLKDRVTASHTTAMGSYNNAYVVKLMRLLKLADINFIANPLVNIHLQGRLDTYPKRRGLTRVKELLANGNNVAFGHDDVFDPWYPLGDGNPLEVIHMGLHVGQLMGYQEIMDSYKFSTHAAAKCLYIQDDYGIEVGKPANLIIMNNDNFYKALNERSEVLYSIRNGRVIAKTQPKVKDVLF; encoded by the coding sequence ATGCTAATTAAGAATGTACGAATTGAAAATGCTGAAGCAAGCCAAGATATTCGGATTGCAGATGGTTTATTTAAAGAAATTGGTCCTAATTTAACCGGCCAAGCTGGTGAAGAGGTGATTGATGGTCAGGGGAAATTAGCTCTACCACCTTTTATCGAATCACATATTCATCTAGATTCCTGCTTAACAGCTGGTCAACCTAAATGGAATGAGTCTGGGACCTTATTTGAAGGGATTGAAACCTGGGCCTTGAGAAAACAAAGCCTAGACAAGGCCGATATTAAAGACCGGGTCAACCGGTTAGTCCGTATGCAGGCGGCCAATGGTATCCAGTTTGTGCGTACCCACGTTGATGTGACCGACCCTAAGTTGGTTGCCCTAGAGGCCTTGCTAGAACTTAAAGAAGACCTAGCTGGCCTGGTGGATATTCAAATCACTGCCTTCCCACAAGAGGGGATTCACAGCTTCCCAAATGGTAAGGAACTACTAGAGCAAGCAGTTAAACTAGGAGCAGACGTGGTTGGGGCCATCCCGCATTATGAGTTTACCCGTGAATACAGTGTAGAATCCTTACGTTTTGCCATGGACTTGGCCGAAAAATATGACAAATTGGTCGATGTCCATTGTGACGAAATCGATGACGGCCAATCCCGTGGTCTAGAAACCCTGGCTTGCTTAGCCTACGAAAGTGGGCTAAAAGACCGGGTAACCGCCTCGCACACCACTGCTATGGGGAGCTACAACAACGCCTATGTGGTTAAGTTAATGCGACTCTTAAAATTAGCTGATATCAATTTTATTGCTAACCCATTAGTTAATATCCACCTGCAAGGGCGCTTGGATACCTATCCTAAACGTCGGGGGCTCACCCGGGTTAAGGAACTACTAGCAAACGGCAATAATGTTGCCTTTGGTCATGATGATGTCTTTGACCCATGGTATCCACTAGGAGACGGTAATCCGTTAGAGGTTATCCATATGGGCCTCCACGTGGGACAATTAATGGGCTACCAAGAGATTATGGATAGCTACAAGTTCTCTACCCATGCTGCCGCTAAGTGCCTCTATATTCAAGATGACTACGGCATTGAAGTCGGTAAGCCAGCTAATTTAATTATTATGAATAACGATAACTTCTACAAGGCGTTAAATGAACGCTCAGAGGTACTATACTCAATCCGTAATGGCAGGGTAATAGCTAAGACCCAGCCTAAAGTGAAAGACGTCCTATTTTAG
- a CDS encoding cobalamin-independent methionine synthase II family protein — protein MTNYSKHFLTVGSLLRDPELLSYRKEIEGRDDITYPFYDDIPGYKAVEDRAVADALHQQLAHGLTEVSDGEQGRSLWHLDFAWGLDGVRRYINDIGYFFHDDGETGACKSFETRKDIGLAVDGKLSGKNHAFIDQYKRLQELFSQEENKDFAQLKFTIPAPAHLYAEFLANEAIGPDKYYSDHQVFLTDLVAAYKEFISEYAALGVKIIQIDDCIWSIFAGDGEENANLSTLDLDGDKRDQLAQDFIRVNNEVADYAHELGLKVYGHNCRGNYASRSNAEGTYEEIAKYFLAQLHYDRFYLEWDDERAGSLAALAVFKDRPEVEVVVGALSSKSADLDDPERALALLEEASQYIDKDKLYLSHQCGFASCDCGNELTADNQWAKIDQGHEIAYQFFNE, from the coding sequence ATGACAAACTATTCTAAACATTTTTTAACTGTAGGCTCTTTACTACGTGACCCAGAATTATTAAGCTACCGCAAGGAAATCGAAGGTCGCGATGATATTACTTATCCATTTTACGACGATATTCCAGGCTACAAGGCTGTTGAAGACCGGGCCGTAGCTGATGCCCTACACCAACAACTGGCGCATGGTTTAACTGAGGTTTCTGATGGGGAACAAGGTCGGTCGCTCTGGCATTTAGACTTTGCCTGGGGCCTGGATGGTGTCCGCCGTTATATTAATGACATCGGCTACTTCTTCCATGATGACGGTGAAACTGGTGCCTGCAAGTCTTTTGAAACCCGCAAGGATATCGGTCTGGCCGTAGATGGCAAACTTTCAGGCAAAAATCATGCCTTTATTGACCAGTATAAACGGCTTCAAGAGCTCTTTAGCCAAGAAGAAAACAAGGACTTTGCCCAACTGAAGTTCACCATTCCAGCCCCGGCCCATTTATATGCAGAGTTTTTAGCTAATGAAGCCATCGGGCCTGATAAGTATTACAGTGACCACCAAGTCTTTTTAACTGATCTCGTAGCTGCCTACAAGGAATTTATCAGCGAATATGCCGCACTGGGCGTGAAAATTATCCAAATTGATGATTGTATTTGGTCAATTTTTGCCGGAGATGGGGAAGAGAATGCTAACCTATCAACACTAGATTTAGATGGTGACAAGCGTGACCAGTTGGCCCAAGACTTTATCCGGGTCAATAATGAAGTGGCTGACTATGCCCATGAACTTGGTTTGAAAGTCTATGGTCACAACTGCCGAGGAAACTATGCCTCTCGGTCAAATGCAGAGGGCACTTATGAGGAAATTGCCAAGTATTTCTTAGCCCAATTACACTATGACCGATTCTACCTAGAATGGGATGATGAGCGGGCAGGGTCACTAGCAGCCCTCGCTGTCTTTAAAGACCGGCCAGAAGTTGAAGTGGTTGTGGGTGCCTTATCTTCTAAGAGTGCCGATTTAGATGATCCTGAGCGCGCGCTAGCCCTCTTAGAAGAAGCCAGCCAATATATTGACAAGGACAAGCTCTATCTCAGCCACCAATGTGGTTTCGCCTCTTGTGACTGCGGCAATGAGTTGACGGCGGATAATCAATGGGCCAAGATTGACCAAGGCCATGAAATTGCCTACCAATTCTTCAATGAATAA
- a CDS encoding glycerol dehydrogenase yields the protein MTTAFRSPSRYIQGKNVFQSAHEYIGDLGDKVLILADDFVWDLTGKDIEANLTEHDIKVCHVPFNGEASNSEIDRVAKIGEEEASNVVIGLGGGKAIDAAKAIADKLGASVAILPTIASTDAPCSALSVIYSDEGVFESYLFYDKNPDLVLLDSQIIAQAPTRLLASGIADAMATWVEARAVIEANGDTMAGGKPTLAAGAIAKQCEQVLFENAKAAMAANQAQVVTPALEAIIEANTLLSGLGFEAGGLAAAHAIHNGFTAVSGDIHHLTHGEKVAFGTLTQLFLENRDQAEIDRYIELYQALALPTTLAEMKLDTATPEELLEIGDLATAEGETIHQMARTYTGDDIRSAFLAVDDYVRNYYKG from the coding sequence ATGACAACTGCTTTCCGTTCACCTAGCCGTTATATCCAGGGTAAAAATGTTTTCCAATCAGCCCATGAATATATTGGTGATTTGGGCGACAAGGTGTTAATTTTAGCTGATGATTTTGTTTGGGATTTAACGGGTAAGGACATTGAAGCCAACTTGACCGAGCATGACATCAAGGTTTGCCATGTGCCATTTAATGGGGAAGCCTCAAACAGCGAGATTGACCGGGTGGCCAAAATCGGTGAGGAAGAAGCATCCAATGTCGTAATCGGGCTCGGTGGTGGTAAGGCCATTGATGCGGCTAAGGCCATTGCTGATAAACTAGGCGCTAGCGTTGCCATTCTACCGACCATCGCTTCTACTGATGCGCCATGTTCGGCCTTGTCAGTTATTTATTCAGATGAGGGTGTCTTTGAATCTTATTTATTCTACGATAAAAACCCTGATTTAGTCTTATTGGACAGCCAAATCATTGCCCAGGCACCGACACGCTTACTAGCGTCTGGGATCGCTGATGCTATGGCGACCTGGGTAGAAGCCCGGGCAGTTATCGAAGCCAATGGCGACACCATGGCTGGTGGCAAACCTACTCTAGCAGCTGGCGCAATCGCGAAACAATGTGAACAAGTTTTATTTGAAAATGCCAAGGCTGCCATGGCCGCTAACCAGGCTCAAGTGGTGACACCAGCCTTAGAAGCAATTATTGAAGCTAATACCTTATTATCCGGCCTCGGCTTTGAAGCGGGCGGGTTAGCAGCAGCCCATGCCATTCACAATGGCTTTACTGCAGTTTCTGGTGACATCCATCATCTGACCCACGGTGAAAAGGTGGCTTTTGGTACCTTGACCCAGCTATTCCTAGAGAACCGTGACCAGGCTGAAATTGACCGCTATATCGAACTTTATCAAGCATTAGCTTTACCAACCACCTTAGCAGAAATGAAGCTGGATACGGCGACACCTGAGGAACTTCTAGAAATTGGCGACTTGGCAACTGCTGAAGGCGAAACCATCCATCAAATGGCGCGGACCTATACGGGCGATGACATTCGCTCAGCCTTCCTAGCTGTCGATGATTATGTTAGAAACTACTACAAAGGCTAA
- a CDS encoding type II toxin-antitoxin system PemK/MazF family toxin, whose protein sequence is MAKTVRKYIPDKGDIVWIDFDPSAGHEINKRRPGLVVSRRNFNLATQFAVVCPITSTLKDLPTRYQLPGALTTKGQIVISQLKSLDFNHRRITFIEKLPANDLLVIDQMLKFIFF, encoded by the coding sequence ATGGCTAAGACAGTTAGAAAATACATACCGGATAAGGGTGATATTGTCTGGATTGATTTCGATCCTTCAGCTGGACATGAGATTAACAAGAGAAGACCGGGACTGGTAGTATCCCGTCGTAATTTTAATCTAGCGACACAATTTGCCGTAGTCTGCCCAATTACCTCCACATTGAAGGACTTGCCGACCCGTTACCAGCTACCAGGTGCTTTAACCACTAAAGGGCAAATTGTGATATCTCAACTCAAATCTTTAGACTTTAACCATCGACGCATCACTTTTATTGAAAAACTACCAGCCAATGATCTCTTAGTTATTGACCAAATGTTAAAATTTATATTTTTCTAA